From the Calliopsis andreniformis isolate RMS-2024a chromosome 4, iyCalAndr_principal, whole genome shotgun sequence genome, one window contains:
- the LOC143178520 gene encoding uncharacterized protein LOC143178520, producing the protein MLPRDLCWRDYNVLRREGRLVHGSSEDSCRSFHPRGVEYRLLPLVQVKPDFAVPYVLCWRVLGAIHRVQLPFQHHHRHHYYHLRRQRRRQFQGNHRRHPVPFATRYSSPYACSLQRGGLLAVPEYSGGLCYPFIIAASFGEAFEDFSLVIKVLYLTTAVQLWGLNLGVLGQAPWVTYLSLICWVNDTKKYSFEYLALDDNVIRYS; encoded by the exons ATGTTACCCCGTGACCTTTGCTGGCGCGACTACAACGTCCTCCGCAGAGAGGGTCGTCTGGTGCACGGATCGAGCGAGGATAGCTGCCGATCCTTCCATCCACGTGGAGTCGAGTACCGCCTGCTCCCCCTGGTGCAGGTCAAGCCTGACTTCGCGGTCCCGTATGTCCTCTGCTGGAGGGTGCTGGGCGCGATCCACAGGGTCCAGCTTCCGTTCCAGCACCACCACCGCCACCACTATTACCATCTTCGGCGTCAGCGACGCAGACAGTTCCAGGGCAACCATCGAAGACACCCTGTGCCCTTCGCGACGAGGTACTCCTCGCCCTACGCCTGCAGCTTACAGCGCGGCGGGCTTCTTGCGGTGCCTG AATACTCTGGGGGCCTGTGCTACCCTTTCATTATCGCGGCTTCCTTTGGAGAGGCTTTTGAGGATTTCAGTTTGGTGATTAAGGTGCTGTATTTGACTACTGCGGTTCAACTGTGGGGTTTAAATCTGGGGGTGTTAGGCCAAGCACCGTGGGTCACATATCTATCGCTTATTTGCTGGGTGAATGACACAAAAAAATATTCTTTCGAGTACCTTGCCCTAGATGATAATGTTATCAGATATTCCTGA